Proteins encoded within one genomic window of Candidatus Methylomirabilis sp.:
- a CDS encoding YjbQ family protein, giving the protein MRRRPSSSMKMPTPTSGWTCWTPWPPLFLRGSGGTTGSTTTRPRTSRRRSWGRRLLLGRWQSVMLVELDGPRERKVVVRAA; this is encoded by the coding sequence ATGCGACGGCGGCCATCGTCATCAATGAAAATGCCGACCCCAACATCGGGCTGGACCTGCTGGACGCCCTGGCCACCCTTGTTCCTCAGGGGAAGTGGCGGCACGACCGGATCGACGACAACGCGGCCGCGCACATCAAGGCGGCGATCCTGGGGCCGCCGGCTGCTGCTCGGGCGCTGGCAGAGCGTGATGCTGGTGGAGTTGGACGGGCCGCGGGAGCGTAAGGTCGTGGTGCGGGCTGCCTAA